From Zea mays cultivar B73 chromosome 3, Zm-B73-REFERENCE-NAM-5.0, whole genome shotgun sequence:
CAGACATAAATGCCGACTTGAACAAAAAGAATTTATGGATATTGACTAGCAAAACAACTAGTAGTTACAAGTTGGAGGATGGCATGCTCCTGACATCCGACGGCACGAAGGTGGCGAGCGCggcgaggagcaggagcaggcacaccggcaccagcagcagcagaggCGGCGGGGGCGACAGCGGCGGCAGGACCAGCGGCAGCACGATGAGCGACACGGCGACGCACGCCAGAACCAAGAACGCCTCCGCGCTGAGCCCGCCCGCGGGCGGAGGCTTGGGCGACGGCGGCGAAGCGTTCTGACGCTGCTGCCCTTTGGCCACCGCTGCGTCGCTCTTTCTGCAGACGACCATGGTCTGCCTCCTAttctgctgccgctgctgctccgCCCAGGCGAGTTGGTCCGTCTCCAACTCCATCGCCATTAGCGACGAAGCAACCGGCATCTAACGCGCAGCAGCGAGCGAAGTGAGGCTGTTCCGACGTACGTACCGACTGATGGAATCTGAGCTTGGTCTTGTAGATTATATCTGAAGCAACGCCCAACCAACGGTGTCTGCTCAACATGCAGCGAAGACGAGAAAGAAATCAAGAACCGCTCGACATAATCAGGATTTACGGTGAACGCATCCAGATTACAAAGGTTACGTTACACTTGAAGAAAAAAAAGGTAGAAACCTCTGATCTTAAGCTTCGCGACGCCGCCGGCTTGCCGCGCTGCTTCTTTCTTCCTTTTTATTGATCTCGTCCCGACCGAGTGACTGGGTCTCCAGATTAATACCACCCAGATCAGATGACCAAGAACACAAACTGCGAACGGCAAGGCGCCGGAACCCAAAAGCTACCCAGGACCAGGAGGATATATTTGACTGACCAGCAGGACAGGAGAAAGAAAAACAGAGCTGGAATCCAGCAGAAGAGTTGTGCAAGAAGAACCAACGCCAAAAAGCGCAGAGGACTAAATGGCGACCTGCCCTGCCCTGCCCAGCTGCCCTGCTGCGCAACGGAAGCCGGGCGCGCGCGCGCAGGTGCGCTTGTGGAGACCCGGACGGGGAGGGGGACGGGCGGTGTCCCCCGCTTTTGGCAGCGTAGGGGCGGGCGCGGGAATCGGAGGGGGAAAGGGAGGAGGAGGCCGGTATTTTATCTGTGGACTGCGTGAAGGCGGTTTTGAAAACCTGGTACTGGGACTTGCAAATGGGAGGAGTGGGAAGGGGTGGAGCAGCGCGGGAGGACAGGTGCGCTGCATCATGACCTACTGGAAGCAACGGTGGGGGCCAGGGCCTTTACGACTTGTAGGGGCCATCTCCAACGTatcatatatatattttttattataacttatattttaaacttcactatATAAATTCAATAATATTATTTACAGTTTTGTACTCTTATTTTATACTAGCCACCAAAGACAACCTTAGCTAGTTTTTTGTTTAGTAGATTTCTCTAGCTAGAGAGCGACATCTAAGCTTGTAAGGCCATCTCCAACAGATCTCTTATCACATCTCCATCTCATctactatttcaaacttcactttgTAAAGAGTGTTAAACAATATCATCTACAATTATATATCCCCGATAAAAATACAAGAGATCGTCATTCTTCATACATGTCGTCCCTTAACTATATTTATGATCTACAAGTTTAGGGTTGTATCATGCAGTCTCTTGgagcaagtttaataatatagTCCATAGCGGGCTTTATGATGTTGTCATGTCACATATAGCCAGCTAAAAGTTGGCTCATATAATAATCCTTCAATGATATAAACTATATATTTAATACTTACTCCATCTCTTCCTTATGTTTTGGAGTCTGTGAGCATCCTATTTTCGGTTGGCTACAAGTGAGCAGACTACTTTCTTTCTCTCTTTGTTTCTCTTTCTTTCACGTCATCATAAATCTAACATGACATCTCTTACAACCGGTCTACAACATCTTATTATACTTGCTCTTAGATGTCTCTTGTACTTAAAAAAATTGATCCATAGTTAGCATGTACAACTCTGACACCATGGTACACCATGGTATGGTTTTTTAAGTAAGACACATCTAATACATATGTAGAAACAATGTGTTGTAAGTAAGACTTATGTCTTATTCAATAAAAAAATCACTAAGATATGCTCATTTATGTGTTGTACTAACGAAACTGTGTCTTGGGTTTAGAAAACTGAGCCAAAGGTGTGTCTTGATAGAGACATGATTTTCGTTTACAAACCTCAAAATGGTGCTTTAATATGCATCGTACATGCTCTAAATGGATTAGTGTTCTTCATGCATACGTAATAAAGTTATTTGGTACAAAATTTAGTTtaaattttatactaaaccattcTAACCCATATAAATCGACCGAATATGTGGACACCTAAATAAGATCTTAAGTAGATATATATTAGCATGTGATATATAATAATTTATTATAATTCTTAAGATAAGTCCTGGGATACGACAAGAAATACCATTTTTTGGTGATCAAAAGGGGAGAGCTGGGCGTAAAAACAAAAATCACGATGTCGAGAAACAATTTATCATAGGATCAAGGGGGCGTTTGGTTAGCTATGAATTCTGGTAAATGAGATAAATTTTATCTATTATTCAACCAAACGTTTTGTTTTTTGTACCTTGTGTAATGTGTTGCAACGGGAGAATCCTAAATATCAACTTTGTGCTGCATTTTCCTGGGTCTAGATTATTAAAATCCACTGTTCCCTAACGCGGCCCAAATTCTGCACTGTATGTTTTGCAATCGAGGTACTGCTTGCAGTGTACCTCTTGCATTTGAGATACTTCTGATGTTTTATGAATGTCTTATGTTAACCATATCAAAATTTACGAAAAACTTTTTATGTATCGAGTTAGCCTTATGAATTGGAATCCTCCACTTTTTTTTAAATAACCGGCAGGAGAACTGCCTGCAATATTAAATGGAATAAGTCTATATAACCCTTTTTAGAGGGTAGTCTATTTTATCAATCACCTTCAAAGCCGGTTATTTAACCTTCTCAACTTTATAAAATCAGATAAATAACCCATGAGCAGTTTTAGTAGGCATTTTTAATGACTTGGCCCTAATTTTTCTGAAATTTTAGAAGTAACAGTTTAGTTACCCAAAACAAAAAAATCAAATAAAAGAGTTTAATATTTTTGTCCCTGACTCATTTATTATCTTCTGATGCTAAAATTTTTAATAGAGCTAAATTATACTATTACTAAACTACTGGAATTTTTTGATTTTGTTAAGCGAGTTCAGTGTTCTTTCTTCTAATTACTAACTAAATTAATTTTATATATGTTTTCTAAATTAATTTTTTTGTAGTTTAGTTATAGTATTATTTAGCTCGAGTAAAATTTTCAGCCTCAGAAGATAAGAAATGAATTAGAGATAAAAATGTTAAGCTTTTttatgtattttttatttttagtaATTAACCTACTACTCCTAAAATGCTAGGAAAATAATGACAAATATAATATGTAATTACTTATGAAATGAACCGGTTTTTGCTG
This genomic window contains:
- the LOC100273016 gene encoding uncharacterized protein LOC100273016, yielding MPVASSLMAMELETDQLAWAEQQRQQNRRQTMVVCRKSDAAVAKGQQRQNASPPSPKPPPAGGLSAEAFLVLACVAVSLIVLPLVLPPLSPPPPLLLLVPVCLLLLLAALATFVPSDVRSMPSSNL